ATAATTAAGTGTTCAAAAATTGCGCCATGCTTCAAAGCCAATGGGCTGACTACAGTTATAGAAGCAGATAGCGATTCCTGTATCATCCGGTTAACTAAGTCTAAGTTGTTTGCAACCTTAATGACTAATCCGGTGTTTCTTCCGGCTTGTACCTGCCTGCTAATAAAATCTAAACCCGGTTTTTCATTTGATTCAACAACTGCAATACCAGCTTCCACTAATCTAATAGCTGATTCTTTCAAATCAGGAAACATTAAGCCACATTTTCTCGCGAGATTCTTTAGCTTGATTTGGTCAAATTGATCCTGTGAATTTGAAAAAGGTAGGACGCTTGCCGTCACGTAAAAGCGAAATCTCCTTAAATCACTAACGAAATCACGAATAAATTCATCTTCTCTAGCTTCCTCATTTAAAATGCGTTCAAACTTCGATAGCATGCTGGAAAAAGCGGATAAGGAATTGGACGTAACCTCATGAAAATTCAGCATGTATCTTTGTGACAAATCAAACACCCGGTTCATATGTTCAAGTTTGTTCATCGCTTTTCCTTCCAATATAAAATTTCAATACCTTTAGGTAACTTAGATAGCTCTGGCCTTGTCACGTTCAAAAAATCGTTATTCTCCAGAAACCTATTGTTTAATTCATCCACCGCTAGTTGATATTGTGTTTCAGATCGGTCGAGAAGAACAATAGAATCATAGTCATGAAAATTATGGTGGCAACTCAAATAACTGACCGCATTACAATATATAATTACAGTTGCTGGTTGCAGTACTACATCAATTTTCCTTGACTGTGAAGCAACGACCTCGGATTGATATATATCCGTTATTCCCAGAAACTGTCTAATTTTTAGTATTTCGTTAAGGCAGCCGGAGATATATCTGCTTTCAGTTAAGGTTGCAAACTGGTAATCATTTGTTTCAGCCAACAAAGCTTCCTTATTCCCCACAAAGCATATCTTAGGATCGGAAAAACGGAACATCGGCGTATTTCCCGCGTTATCAAATAGTGCTGCTAAGAATTGGGACTCAATTGCTTCTGTTCTTCCAACCTGATTATTGGGTATTTGTAGCTGTTGATTATTACTTATACTAATATCAAATGCGCGTGATTGTGGTATAAAGTCCACTAAACCACCTGCCTCGGGATTTTGGGTCTGAATCTTTAGCCGTTTTTCACCATAAATAATTTCTGTACCTAAAAAAGTTGCTATCTTTTGTCGGCCGCCATCCCTAAAGCGAACCAGCGTGCCTTCATGTAACTGGGTCAGAGCCGAAAAATGGTTAAAAAGCAATCTATCATAGGGAATCGACTCAATAATGCCTGCTATTACACCAATCCCTAATAACGTCGGGAGAAAGTATGCTGCAGGGGCAGAAATACACATAACTGACTTTCTTCTTTCCTCAGTGTGCTCTGAGAAATAATAGCCACTATTTATAAAAAAGTTAAACCAGTCAGGAACCGGTGCCCAAACATTATTATCATTATAGAAAAAAATTTTGTTATGGATTGACATTGATTATCATCCTTTAGTTCTTTATGCCTAACTTTTTTACATGTTAAAATTCGACATTTTAATCGAGTTTCCTGCTGCGCCAATATTTAACAGTAGCTTCGCTAATATTCAACCACGCGGCGGAAATGGATTATTTACCATAACTATTTTTATCTCTGTTTTGATCGTTTCAGAATTCTGATTTCTTGCAATTTGGACTGCCTTGTTAATAGCAGCTGCTTGGTTATCCGTTCTAGCGGTTGCACGGGCATTGCTTGCACGAGCTTTTTCAACTCCATGTGTTTTCAATTTTTTTTGAAAACCATTTTTTAAAAAAAGAGCCGCTTCAGGACTCTTTTAAAAAAGACTTCGGTACACGTATTACCTCCCGCCTTTTTCCATTAAAATTAGGCGGAGATTACAAAGCTCAGATAGTTGCCTACTGGATACTCATCAGACAGATCTCTCGCTGTAATTTTTTTCCTCTCATATACTATATCTAATATCTCTTTCAGGGCTTTCCCTAAATGTCCGAGAAGTATATGACCGTGATTTTTCTTAGCAACAATGCAGTCTTTTAGTCCTTCCAATGAGCTCCCAATATTGTATGCATGATCATATTCTAAATTCAAATTGTCCTTGAAGAGGTACTTATCATGAGTCTTATGATTTATCCTCATCCATAGAACAACCTTTAAGATGATTTCATCAACACCTGAAACATTAATTCCATAGACCTCACTCATATTGTAAAAGACCACTCTGCAGCTAGGTCATTATTCTGGAGTTTAAACACTGCAATGACGGACTCAAAAAATTGCATTTGTTGTATTCTCACTTAAAAGCTGTATGCATTCCATAATTCCCACTCTCTTTTTTATTTCGATTTTGTACTTGAAATCGGAAGCCATCTCATTTGACTTAGACCAACTTTAACAAGATGACTTGCGCTATGTGATTTATAAATTTTAGCACATTCGTGAGTCCAATCATGTACATCATTGACCGTGTCGAAACTTCCTATGAGTTTTAGCATACTTTTTCACATCCGAAGGTTTATTCTCAATAACTTTTGGTTAAGCATACCATCAGATTCAGCCCATTTACATGCTGAATTGAGTAGTTTTTGTCATTAATCGTTATTACACTTCCCGTCCCAGAAATAGTGTTCCCCTTCACAACTACATATGTTCCTGTTTCAACGGGTCCAAGTATGCTGTTCCTTGACACTATAATAAATCTCACATTGTCCTGAATTTGTTCGTACACTCCAGGCGACAATGGCTTTAACGGCACTCCTGTCATATCCTCATAAGCGACTGCAGCAGATTTAATATCGTCCGTAAGGACTACCACTTCACATGCAATTTTGTCAATGGTCTGCAACTTTTGCTTTAATTCTTCCGCATCCATCTCATCCATTTTATAAAGCGTTCCATAATCATGCGTCGGTTCTTTCATCAATGCGAGATGCTTTTTACCGTTCATAAAAAACCACTCAATGTATGGCAAGTTTGCCATTACGGTTTCCGGCTGATTTCTGCTTGAGCCAGATCCCCCAAGAACACTATCTACGTGTGTAGCTGGCGTAGAACATAACTTATCCCATATTTTCTTCAGTTCGCTAAAAGGCCTTGTTTTTGCCTTGCCTGCATAAGTAACCAATTCAATCCTCTTAGCTTCCCTGTCTATCCCAGTAAGAGTTATGTTGGCACCCGGTTTAATACTTTCTAACTCCAAACCAACCATCTTCTCGATATCATTAATTACTTCATCAAATGTCATTTTCGTCCTCCTGGCAATTCCGGTGGAAATTTTAGTAGGCTTGTATCCTCGCCTGCCCCTTCAACAGCAGCCACATCTTCAATCCATTGCCTCATGAATGATTCGGTCTGCGGGTCCTCCCCGCCAGCTTTTCTGAAAGTAACTTTATGCGGCAAACTGATTCTGACCGGGTTACCCGGAGCGGGTCCATCTTCAAAGAGACCATCTTTTAAATCAATACCTGCCGCGAATCTGCGTATGTCAGATACGAAGTCGAGAACAATAACCTTTTCCTTGTCTTTCGACAATCTTAAACCTCTGCCTAACTGCTGGATAAATATTCTGCGGCTATGGGTTACTCTCTGAAACACAATAATGTTTACATCAGGTACATCAACGCCTTCATTCAGTATATCAACGGCGCATAATACATCAATCGCCCCGTCTTGAAAATCACAAAGTATACGGTTACGTTCTGCCGGGCCCATCGAACGTCCTGTAGAGGTTTGCGAATATATTGCTGACGCGTTACAAAAACCAAGTGAGTTAATCCTGTCCCTCATAGTTGCGGCGTGGTCTATCGTGCCACAGAAAACTATAGCCCGCGGTTTACGCTGTTCTTGCCAAACCCTCTTCAGCTCAAAGACGACAGCATCGTCCCATTCAGTAATAAATAGTGTTCTATTTATCTGCCGCGGTGAAAAATTCTTCCCTTTTAATTGGCCTAAAGCTTCCCAATTTATATTATCTGTATACATCCTGTAGTCAACATTTGATAAAAAGCCATTACGCAAACCGGTAACAATGTCTACACGAACTAGAGGCTCACCAAAATAATTCGAAAGGTCAACATCATCTGGACGCCAAGGTGTTGCTGTTAGCCCGAGAAGAAAAGGGCCATTTTCCGAGCCAGCCATGGTATCATCTAAAACAGCATTATACATCTGCCCGCCCACATGATGACATTCATCTATAATAATAAGATCAAAATGCGGCAGTTCTTTTCCCCGCTGAACATAATCAGCAACAGTATTTAAACACGCGAAAACCGCACTACTTTGTTTAAGCCGTTCTTCTCCAGGCTGCTCATACCCATTCCATACTGCTGTTTCCTGTTCCTTAGATAAAAATGACCAGAAAGCCTTCTCTATCTGGTAAACAAGTTCATTCGTATGAGCTATCACAAGAATCCTTACCGGAGAAACAGCATTAATCCGTTTAACCGTTTCGCATGCGACGAATGTTTTTCCAAGACCCGTAGCCATCACGACAAGAGCTTTTTTTTTCCCTTCGTTAAAAGCTTGGATCGTTGAACGGATTGTCTGTTCCTGATATTCCCGCGGAACTCTGTCAAGTACGGGCATCTCTGGAAGTTTCTCTGCCTTTGTGACAAGAGCCTTTGTATCCCACAACTGAAGCGGGATTCCTCTACTCATGAGAGCTCTCTGGTGCTCTTTTAACTTTTCATCAAACCCATTTAAAGCTACAATAACTGGGACTTGAGCCCTGTATATTCTCATGGCCTCCAGCGTCTGGTCCGCAACATCGACACCGACCTTGTTCTTCCAATGTTTCATTTGAAACAGCCATCGCTTACCGGCCCGATGTGCAAGAACATCCGCCCCTCGGTCACCAGACTGTCCAACAAGTCTTATACCTTCAAAACCCTCATGGGCTAGTAAGCGCGAGACCACCCGTTCAAATGCCTGCCACGTACCGAACCTCAGGTTTGTATCACTGATAAAAACGCTCACTTCATCACCTTTTGCTGTAGGAAATCCAAAGACAACCTTGTTTTTTGTCCAATGCTTGCCTCAGAGAAACGGTATTTTATATAATTTGCTATATCATTTAAACAGTTCAGATAAATGTTCCGGATTCTTATTTGTGCCTGTTGCAAAATATTCCCTGTTAGTTCTGCGGAACTGGAATAAGAAACATCCCATATTCCACCATCAAAGAAAATGTGTGGATACCTTTTGAATATATCAGTTATTCCATCCTCATCAATATATAATAAAAACGCGCCACTTTCCTTCATATCCCCGAGCTGACTGATATCAGCGCTTTGATTAAGCATGTTATCAACCATAGCTTTCTTCTGCCCTTCGGGCATTTCATTAAAAATATCAACGGCCATTTCCTTTAGGAGTTCCGGAAGCTTCTCCTTTAATTGGGCAAAGAATCCGTTGATCTCTTCTCTTATTTTCTCAGGGCTATCCTCTAACTTATCCGACCATCTGCTATTCAATATCTGCCATTCAATATTAGAAAGCGTATGTTGACCCTGATATTGTTTTCCGGAGAGTCTTCGGTTCATATCGTAGATGTAAAGTGCTACCTCTGCGGCTATCATTTGCTCTGGACGGATTCGGAAAGACTTATATACTTTGTGCGTCTTATCAAGATATATATCGATTTCTTCCCCTTTAAAAGCAATAAGAGGGACCCCTTCTTGTTGCTGATTAGCCTTAATCGATAGCTGTGTTATATACACATTTACATTCACAGGGGAACTATATGTGCCATCAGCTAACATAATAGAACATCCCGGTATGGAAAGATCATCTGATTTATTAGCATTCTTAGAAAGGAACTCTTTTGAAAGTGTATTCTCGGAACCTTTTTCTTCATTACAGGATGTACAGTTTTTTTCTGCTGCCCTGTTTTTCATACCGCAAACCTGGCATGTCCATGGTTCTTCGACTTTTGGATGCTGTGACATTCCGCATTCTGGACAAGAGTGTGCGGATTTCGGTATTTCGTTTTCACATTCCGGATTGATACATGGCTTACCTATTAATACAAAACCACATACGGCACACGTATCATGTTCTTTAAGATTTTGTGCACTGCAGGCTGGGCACTCTGCAAGTTCCTCAAGCGGAGGGGAATCAGCCTGTTCCACGAGCTTCCACCATTCTGAATCATCATAATACCCTGGGAGTTTCACAAGAAATTTTTGATAATATTCTTTTTCAACATCTCTAGATATCCTCTTTGATTCATTCGCTTCCTTATCCCAATACCCCATATACAAATCAGATTTTCCAGGTTTTCTTACTCTGCGGAAACCTTGAAACAATTTATAAATATAACTTTCATTTTGACCTGCACCAGGCTGAGTTGGCTGTAAGGAACTGTCACCTCTTAAATACGAAATAGCACGTTGCCATTCAGGACTGCTTCGCTGAAAATCCTGCTTGAGAAAATCTACAGGAACATGATTGAGATGTACTTCACCTACTATCCTCCCATACGGCCCATCAATAGGGTAATCTTTAATCGTTTTTTTAAATTCGTCAACAAATTCAAAAAAAGCTGTCTTTTCAGCTATTCGGATTGCTCGTCCATTCCGGATCAGATCAATTCCGTACTCCGTACTGTCGTCAAACCTCTGAATACCAACCCAGCCTTTGACTCTTTCCTCAACACTTCGAATGCTTGAAGATTTGCAAGCAGGACATTCAATTAGTCCGGTCGGTACTAGAGCTGTACAGTTACCGCATCTCCTCTGCACTCCTATAATATGGTCAAAATCATATCTTGCCTGAATCTGACCGTGCCCTTTTCGCTCAACATATCTATTGGAATCCCAAACGCAATGCTCAAATGCTTCACACGGCTCTCCATTCACCAATATTCTAATTTCACGTTTAGATAACACTGAAGCATACCGTCGGCCAATCTCAGAACGGACCTTAGGAAGCCCGTATTGAATCAGGCGTTTGACAAATTGACTGTTTGCATTCCCCTCAGGCCACCAATGGCTTATTTCAATAACAGTCCCATAATTGACTTCTCTAGGTTTATCAACGATATTAACAGGAAGCTGATAATTTTTGGATTGATTAATATTATCCAGATCAATAATAACCTCTATTGCCTTCTTCTCATCCTTCCGAGCTGTCAGTAGCCGGGTTACTCTACCTAATTTACCTGTAGAAATATTAAACCCCATACCAAATAATCCGAGACTGTCGTAAGGGTTATTACCAGAGAATCCCGCCTTTATTGATTTCTCAGCCATTTCAGCCGTCATGCCTGGCCCATTGTCACGAATACGTACTATTCCTGCATTTTTATTGAGATCTGAATTTCTTGGCAATTCAATTGAGATTAATGGATTATCTATTTTTACACCTATAAGTTTAGCAGCCTGAAATGAATCTATCGCATTATCGATCAATTCACATAACGCATCTAAAGGAAGCATTGGTGTGTGAGTTAAAGCTATCAGCACTTTTGGATCCGGTGTAAAATCAAAAAACAACCCTGGCTGTATCATATAGGTTCCCCCTCTATCATTTTCCTTATTGCTACCGCCATTGCATGTGCCAGCTTCACTGGCACGCCGTTACCGATTGTTTTGAACTTATAAGTTAGTGGCATTTCCGGCGGTAAAACATAGTCATCCGGAACACTCTGAATTCTTAGTGCTTCCCTGACAGTAAGCCTCCTTGGTTGTGTCGGATGCAAGTGAACCTCATTATGACCGTATGCCGCAGTAGGGCTATATCGCCAACGATGCAGCCGTTTAAAACTTTTTCGGGAAACATCCCCTTCATGAATAACATAATACTTATCACTTAATGGCCTTAATCCTTCAAGACCGTTTGGCAATAAAGCTATCTCATCCAGATTACATATTATTGGACCCACCATTAATTCTTCTGGAATATCAGAGGGTTTCTCGGGATTGAATCCAAAAGGGTTTTCCCGCGGCCAAGTAAACCGCTGTTTCGCTCCCGCAAAACGGTGGTCCTCCGGCCATTGAAACCAGTTATAGTCCTTGGGGATATTCCTTACACCAAGTTTCTTTTTTAGCCACTTCTTTTTCAGCCCCACCATAAACACGCGTTCCCTGTCTTGTGGCACACCGAAATCGAGCGCATTCAATATGCGTACATCTGTCAAATAGTGTTCTGAAAACTGCATTCTCAGACTATCGAAAAACTCACGATGTTTTGCAGTTTTAAAAAGCCCTTTTACATTTTCAAATAAAAAAAAGGATGGCTGAAGATCCATTATTTTATCAACGTACACCTTTGAGAGGGTTCCATTTTCTCCAGTCCGTCCCTTATTTTTTCCGCCTACCGAAAAGTCAGGACATGGAGGCCCTCCAATAATCCCGAATGTTTCAGGAATTTGGGTATTATGAAAGGCCTCTTTGGCGATTTGATTAGGACCTATCTCAACTATTGAAGAACAGTTAGTGATTTTATGAGGCTGCACCCTCATGGAACTAAGTCCATATTCAAACCCCTTCACAAACTGACGATCATATTCGTTAGACCAAATCGTTTGAAATCCTGCTTGCATAAAACCGATATCTAGAAATCCTGCACCAGTAAAAAAGGATAAGATAGGTATCGGTATTGTATTGATATAAAAATTGTTCATTTCAATACATCCTTTCACACTCGCCACACAAGTCAAGTATTCTTAAATTGTACCGTACGGAAAAATTTAAAAGGGAGATTTTAACTTGAATCATACTACATATTATACCTAAAATCCTCCAGGGAACATATATTCGTTTTTTCCTGAAAGTTTATTGAATATCCTTCGATAATCGGTGATAATAGAAAATAGCATTCAAGATAGAGGAGACTTATTAAAATAATGACCTATCCCGTTATTTCGCTTTTTTCTGGTGCAGGCTTTCTCGATTTAGGCTTTACCGAGACGCATGCTTTTTCTATTATTTGGGGAACAGAATTAATAAAACAATTTGCTCAGTCAAATAACTACAACATGAGGCAGCGTTATGGACATCCTGATAGAATTATCACAGGTGACGTTACTCAAATTGATCCTATAAAAGACATTCCCAAAGGTGCAGTTGGAATCATTGGGGGGCCCCCATGTCAAGACTATTCAATTGGAAATGCTAATAGTCCTGGGGTTGAGGGAGATAGAGGGAAGCTTGTCTGGGACTTCTTAGATAAAATTGAGAAACTGAAGCCAGACTTTTTTTTGTTTGAGAACGTTGAAGCCTTATACAAAACAAAAAACATCGAATTCAGGCTTTAAATCCTCTCATTGATAAATTTGAGGAGCTTGGCTATGAAGTACAATTTAAGGTGCTTAATACGCTTAACTATGGAATTCCGCAAGATCGGTCAAGAGTATTTATTGTAGGATTTAGGAAATACATTCCTATTACTTTAAGACAGCGGGGCTTTGAAACTTTTAAATGGCCTGCTCCGGTCTATCAGGATCCTAAAAAATCATTTGAATGGCCTGATACATGGGAGATCGGGACTGAAGTTAGTGAAGCTGACTACATTGCTAATCTCGCACCCGATCAATACCAACTAACCATTCATTCGGTTATAGGAAACCAAAACGAATTATTACAATTGCCAAATCATGTTTCATTTAATCCCTACTCTCAACGATTTTTCACCGTACTTGAAGGTGACGTTAAGAGGAAATCATTCAAACGCCTACACCGCTTCAGATATAGCCCAACCGTAGCATATGGTAATAATGAGGTACATCTTCACCCTACTCTACCGCGGCGCTTAACCGTGCGTGAAGCACTTCGGCTCCAATCTGTCCCTGACTGGTATCATTTTGAGGAAGATATACCGCTAGATAAGATGTTTAAGATGATAAGCAACGGAGTAGCCTATAAACTTGCAAATTTATTAGCGGAAGAGATTAGAACAGTTCTAGATAACTACAACATTGCGGTTCAGGAACGCACAGAAAAGATAAGATTAACAAATGAAACTATTAACAAAAATTCTGTATAACATCCCTAGAAGAGCAGTTCGCATAATATGCGAACTGCTCTTTTTCTATTAAATTTGTAAAAAAATTGAGAGAAACTGTCTGATACGTTAATAAAGCTTGTTAGGATCCTCCTTAATAGTATCACCGTTTTTCAAAGTGTTATTATACATGATTTTAAAAACAACAAGTTATCTGGCACATCTCTTAAAATGAATTTATTTTTCTTTTTTTATAGGAAATAATGATTCATTTTTCACCGTCCTCTTTGCAGATATACTCCAATTAAGGAGGTGACATGGTGAATCTAAATTTAAAAGAGGTGGGTAAGCGGATTAGACTCGTGAGAAAGAGCCGTTATAGGACAGCGAAGGCTTTTTCCGAGTTTTTAGGCTTGTCTGAGCGTCACATTCATAATATTGAATCTGGAAAAAACCTGCCTAGTTTCGAAATCTTAGCTCAAATCACAAATGAGTTTCATGTAACAATTGATTTCATTTTATTTGGTCAAAAAAGAGGGTTAGTGTACGAAGAAAATTGGGATGCCTTACTAAATACATTTAACAGTCTGAGTCCAGATGGACGGCAAACTTTATTTCACATCGCTAAAGAACTACTAAGATTGGAAAACAAAATAACAGGAGGTAACTCAGAATAGTGGAATTTGACTATTTGAAAAGCTATAGCGTTGAACTGTACGGTACGGAAAATAACCAAAAAACACGGATAAAACCCTCTATAGCTCTAGCTGAGGTATATGGAGATAACCTCCCGACAGGAACTATTAAAGAAAACCTCGACAAACTTGAAATGCACACAAAGAATGCAGCATTGGCACAAAACATGATGGTTCCTAATTCACAAGCTTTCTCAAATACCCGGGGATTCTGGTTTGAAGTTTTCATAGCTGTCCATGCTTGGAATTACCGTATTAGACACAATCTAGATGACGTGTTGATCGTTAAAATGCCCAACGTTAGCTCATTTGATTTCCGTAGAATTTTTGAAGAAAAAACAGATAGAATGCTAAAACAACTGGAAATATCGTTACTTAAAAACAATGTGCGGTTGATCACTTCAAATCCAGATTTATTAATAGTAGAACAAGAAGACCTAATATTGGATGAACATAACATACCCATATCCTGTCTTGGTACTCAAAATATTATGGATGCCGTTAATTTATATAAGATCCTCGAAAATAAGTGTCGTTGGAATAGCCTGAAAGCAGGAATAGGGGTCAAAACATCTTTACGTCCTGATAGAAGGCTCCAAGTCGTACACGAAGGCAACATTCTAAAATCATTATTTGCTCATTTGAAGATGCGTCACTGGAACCGGGAGGCAAACTTTAAATATTATGGTGCTTCTAGTGAGATTATAAGTGGTGCTGATGATGATGCCTTACAAACAGCAGCAACCCATACTATTGTTAATGTAGATTCCTTGCCTGAGAGAGCAGTGGATGGTCTTTACTCCCTCCTTACTTTTGATGACATAGAAAAAATGCTTAATACGATCTTAAAAACAAAAGCCCCCCATCAATAGAGACGGGAGACTCTAAAGAATAACGCTAAAATAATTTTAAACAATTCGCCGTCATTTAATAAGGAGCATTGAAATTGAATTCACTATTAATGCTCCTTTTCTAAAAGCTCAGTTTTTAGATTATGTTCAAGAAAATCAGCCAATTTTCGAGATCATTCGTGCGTTGACCACCGTACATAGTGCAACGTGGGAACAGCATTTGCCTTGATATAGGAAAAGGCGGAAGCGTGAGGCGGACCTCAGAAGCGAGTGTATCAAATCGGTGTCTACGACACGTTTCGAGGATGGGGTGTTTATTCTACGAGTCGGGTCCGCTCATAAGCATCGCTATCTTGTATCGCTGTACAAAAGAAATTTGCCTATATAGGCTGTATTATCATTTTGAACGCAAAAAGCAACAGCAAGGTCCCTTCAGTGATAAAATACCTGAGGAATAAGATCACGAACAAGTTTATGTAAACCGTAATGGGCATTCAACCTTTGCATTTTAGTTAATTTTCATCTGTAACACCCTTTCATCTTAATCGTCATAAATTAGGAACTATTCTTTCAAGTACTAGAATCAACCACGCTGTTAATATATTTCTGTACTAGTAACCGGAAACCTCTGGATAAATCCTTTTTATTTCTTAATATAAAAACACCTGAATGCAACTCCAGGTGTCCTTGACTAGCGTGTCTATTTTTTCGTCACCAATCAGCCAACTCTAGTATTTTTACGCTTCAGTTTCATTTCATCTGTATTACCCCACACCCACTCCATCACTGCATTCTTAGCCCTCTGTACCATTCCGCACCAACATCGCCACCGACTCAACATGCACCGTGTGCGGGAACATATCCACCGGCGTTACCTCAACCGTCCGATATCCGCCATCCTCCAGCACGCGCAAATCACGTGCCAATGTACTCGGATTACAGCTTACATACACCACACGCTCCGGCTTCATTTCCAGGATTGTATCCAGCAAGCGCGGATCGCAACCCTTCCGCGGCGGATCGACAACGATGACATCAGCTTCAATGCCTTGTTCTTTCCAACGCGGAATAACATCCTCGGAGGCACCGACTTCAAACTTGACGTTCTTCATGTCGTTCAACATCGCATTGCTGCGAGCGTCTTCGATGGCTTCGGGCACGATCTCCACCCCGTACACCTGATCCGCATGCTGCGCAAGGAAAAGAGAAATCGTACCGATGCCGCAATAGGCATCAATGACAGTCTCTTTGCCACTCAACCCTGCGTACTCCACCGTTTTCCCGTACAGTACTTCCGTCTGCACCGGATTCACCTGGTAGAACGAACGCGCAGAGATGGCAAACTGTACATCCCCGATATAATCATAGATCACGTCACGACCCCACAGGACGCGGGTTTCATCGCCGAAGATAACGTTGGTCTGCTTCTTGTTCACATTCTGGCAGATGCTCGCCACATGCGGGATCGCTTCACGAATACTGCCAATCCATTCATCCTTGTATGGGATGTCCCGACCATTGGTGACCAGAACGAGCATCATCTCGCCCGTACGGAACGCCTTCTTCACAACCACATGGCGCAGCAGGCCGCGGCCGGTCTCTTCGTTGTACGCACTAATGCCGAGATGGCTACCTAGCTCCTTGACCTTGGCGACCACTTCATCGTTGTGCTCATGCTGAATGAGGCAAGTATCCATGTCGATGATCCGATGGCTTCCTTTGGCGTAAAAACCACCCACCAAGCCGCCCTCGGCTGCACCGATAGGCACCTGTGCCTTGTTGCGATAGCGCCACGGCTCGTCCATACCCATGGTAGGCAGCACACGAATGCCTTGCGCAGCAGCTTCTTCGTTCATGACACCTTCCAGCCG
Above is a window of Paenibacillus sp. E222 DNA encoding:
- a CDS encoding DUF2188 domain-containing protein codes for the protein MKTHGVEKARASNARATARTDNQAAAINKAVQIARNQNSETIKTEIKIVMVNNPFPPRG
- a CDS encoding DEAD/DEAH box helicase family protein, with product MSVFISDTNLRFGTWQAFERVVSRLLAHEGFEGIRLVGQSGDRGADVLAHRAGKRWLFQMKHWKNKVGVDVADQTLEAMRIYRAQVPVIVALNGFDEKLKEHQRALMSRGIPLQLWDTKALVTKAEKLPEMPVLDRVPREYQEQTIRSTIQAFNEGKKKALVVMATGLGKTFVACETVKRINAVSPVRILVIAHTNELVYQIEKAFWSFLSKEQETAVWNGYEQPGEERLKQSSAVFACLNTVADYVQRGKELPHFDLIIIDECHHVGGQMYNAVLDDTMAGSENGPFLLGLTATPWRPDDVDLSNYFGEPLVRVDIVTGLRNGFLSNVDYRMYTDNINWEALGQLKGKNFSPRQINRTLFITEWDDAVVFELKRVWQEQRKPRAIVFCGTIDHAATMRDRINSLGFCNASAIYSQTSTGRSMGPAERNRILCDFQDGAIDVLCAVDILNEGVDVPDVNIIVFQRVTHSRRIFIQQLGRGLRLSKDKEKVIVLDFVSDIRRFAAGIDLKDGLFEDGPAPGNPVRISLPHKVTFRKAGGEDPQTESFMRQWIEDVAAVEGAGEDTSLLKFPPELPGGRK
- a CDS encoding ATP-binding protein; the encoded protein is MIQPGLFFDFTPDPKVLIALTHTPMLPLDALCELIDNAIDSFQAAKLIGVKIDNPLISIELPRNSDLNKNAGIVRIRDNGPGMTAEMAEKSIKAGFSGNNPYDSLGLFGMGFNISTGKLGRVTRLLTARKDEKKAIEVIIDLDNINQSKNYQLPVNIVDKPREVNYGTVIEISHWWPEGNANSQFVKRLIQYGLPKVRSEIGRRYASVLSKREIRILVNGEPCEAFEHCVWDSNRYVERKGHGQIQARYDFDHIIGVQRRCGNCTALVPTGLIECPACKSSSIRSVEERVKGWVGIQRFDDSTEYGIDLIRNGRAIRIAEKTAFFEFVDEFKKTIKDYPIDGPYGRIVGEVHLNHVPVDFLKQDFQRSSPEWQRAISYLRGDSSLQPTQPGAGQNESYIYKLFQGFRRVRKPGKSDLYMGYWDKEANESKRISRDVEKEYYQKFLVKLPGYYDDSEWWKLVEQADSPPLEELAECPACSAQNLKEHDTCAVCGFVLIGKPCINPECENEIPKSAHSCPECGMSQHPKVEEPWTCQVCGMKNRAAEKNCTSCNEEKGSENTLSKEFLSKNANKSDDLSIPGCSIMLADGTYSSPVNVNVYITQLSIKANQQQEGVPLIAFKGEEIDIYLDKTHKVYKSFRIRPEQMIAAEVALYIYDMNRRLSGKQYQGQHTLSNIEWQILNSRWSDKLEDSPEKIREEINGFFAQLKEKLPELLKEMAVDIFNEMPEGQKKAMVDNMLNQSADISQLGDMKESGAFLLYIDEDGITDIFKRYPHIFFDGGIWDVSYSSSAELTGNILQQAQIRIRNIYLNCLNDIANYIKYRFSEASIGQKTRLSLDFLQQKVMK
- a CDS encoding DNA cytosine methyltransferase, producing the protein MNNFYINTIPIPILSFFTGAGFLDIGFMQAGFQTIWSNEYDRQFVKGFEYGLSSMRVQPHKITNCSSIVEIGPNQIAKEAFHNTQIPETFGIIGGPPCPDFSVGGKNKGRTGENGTLSKVYVDKIMDLQPSFFLFENVKGLFKTAKHREFFDSLRMQFSEHYLTDVRILNALDFGVPQDRERVFMVGLKKKWLKKKLGVRNIPKDYNWFQWPEDHRFAGAKQRFTWPRENPFGFNPEKPSDIPEELMVGPIICNLDEIALLPNGLEGLRPLSDKYYVIHEGDVSRKSFKRLHRWRYSPTAAYGHNEVHLHPTQPRRLTVREALRIQSVPDDYVLPPEMPLTYKFKTIGNGVPVKLAHAMAVAIRKMIEGEPI
- a CDS encoding DNA cytosine methyltransferase, with amino-acid sequence MTYPVISLFSGAGFLDLGFTETHAFSIIWGTELIKQFAQSNNYNMRQRYGHPDRIITGDVTQIDPIKDIPKGAVGIIGGPPCQDYSIGNANSPGVEGDRGKLVWDFLDKIEKLKPDFFLFENVEALYKTKNIEFRL
- a CDS encoding DNA cytosine methyltransferase encodes the protein MDKFEELGYEVQFKVLNTLNYGIPQDRSRVFIVGFRKYIPITLRQRGFETFKWPAPVYQDPKKSFEWPDTWEIGTEVSEADYIANLAPDQYQLTIHSVIGNQNELLQLPNHVSFNPYSQRFFTVLEGDVKRKSFKRLHRFRYSPTVAYGNNEVHLHPTLPRRLTVREALRLQSVPDWYHFEEDIPLDKMFKMISNGVAYKLANLLAEEIRTVLDNYNIAVQERTEKIRLTNETINKNSV